TCACGACGCCGAGCTGAGCGGCCATATCCTGTGAAGAGGGTAACCGCGCGCGAGGCGAGCCACCCGTTCTCCATTCCCTCTCGGATCGCCGAATAAAATCTGTCACGATCAAGTTAGATGGGATGGCCGCCATCGCGCGATGGTACAGTCAAAAAATTGGCAATCTTTGTACTGTTTTATGACCAGGCGCAGCTCATCTATTCGCTAACACCAGCGACCGGAGCGATTCCGATGCATCAGGCTTCGTGGGAGCCCCGGTCAATACAGACAGCGCAGATCGCAAGCATGGAGGCAGGAGTTCGACAATGGCCGACATTTTATCTGGCATCAAGATTCCCGATAGCAAGATCGCGCGCGAAGCCGCCGAACTCGTGCGGCAACATGAATCCGAGCTGTTGTTCAACCACTCGGTTCGCGTTTTCGTGTTCGGCGCAATGAAAGGCGTCCGGCAAAATCTCAAATTCGACTCCGAACTGCTCTATGTCGCGGCGCTGTTTCACGACTTGGGCCTTGTCGACGCCTATCATACCGAGACAAAGCGGTTTGAGGTCGACGGCGCCGATGCAGCGCGCGAATTCCTCCGCAGCCACGGCATTTCCGACCCGAATGCGGATCTGGTGTGGGAAGCCATCGCCCTGCATACCACGCCTGGCATCCCCCAATACATGCGGCCCGAGATCGCGCTCACAAACGCGGGTGTCTTGGTGGACGTGGTCGGAATTGGATATGATGAGTACACGCCAGAGCAACGCAACCAGGTCCTCGCCGCATTTCCCCGCGGTGAAAATTTCAAGAATGAGTTTATCCAGGTCCAGACTTGCTCGGCCTTGAAGAAGCCTCACACGACGTTCGGCACCGTCAATTTCGACTACATCTGGGAACACGACCCCACATTTCACCGGCCAAACGCATGCGCTCGGATCCGCAACGCGCCTTGGCATAGCTGAGCCGTGATCGCCGGACTATTGCCCACCCTGGCCCCGAGACCTGGACGTCGGCCTGCCCGTCGCCGGTCATTTGGTCACAGCCTTCGCCGACCTTTGAATTTATGGGTTTCACGTCCCCGATCAGCTCAATGAAAATCCCGTGACGGCGGCAGGATGCGGACGTCGCGCGGGTGGCGGAT
This portion of the Bradyrhizobium sp. AZCC 2262 genome encodes:
- a CDS encoding HD domain-containing protein; protein product: MADILSGIKIPDSKIAREAAELVRQHESELLFNHSVRVFVFGAMKGVRQNLKFDSELLYVAALFHDLGLVDAYHTETKRFEVDGADAAREFLRSHGISDPNADLVWEAIALHTTPGIPQYMRPEIALTNAGVLVDVVGIGYDEYTPEQRNQVLAAFPRGENFKNEFIQVQTCSALKKPHTTFGTVNFDYIWEHDPTFHRPNACARIRNAPWHS